Proteins encoded in a region of the Pseudomonas viciae genome:
- a CDS encoding phage baseplate assembly protein, giving the protein MNEHDNAVSLTVGGLDYGGWKSVEISADLERQFRTFKLDITWQWPGQTQSVPIRPGDECQVRIGADLVLSGYVFKAPVSYDGRQISLSIEGGSKTQDLVDCAAINRPSQWRGQTVLSIVQALASQYGVGVISEIPETARLSEHSIVPGETVFQSIDRLLTLFRVFSTDDAQGRVLLAKPGSGGRASDVLELGKNILSGNAAMDYSQVFSEYRVIGQHKGNDQQSGAAVSEVCGTSTDLSFKRKRVTVISESAQLTFELAQQRADWESAIRTGKAQTTTYRVQGWRQANGDLWRHNTLVRVIDPVLGFDGDMLISKVTWSLSAQGSITTLQVAPPHTFDANPTPPKT; this is encoded by the coding sequence ATGAATGAGCACGACAACGCTGTCTCGCTTACTGTCGGCGGGCTGGATTACGGCGGCTGGAAAAGCGTGGAAATCAGTGCGGACCTGGAGCGCCAGTTCCGCACATTCAAGCTCGACATCACCTGGCAATGGCCGGGGCAGACGCAATCGGTGCCGATTCGGCCGGGCGATGAGTGCCAGGTGCGCATCGGTGCCGACCTAGTGCTCAGCGGCTATGTGTTCAAGGCGCCGGTCAGCTACGACGGACGCCAGATCAGCCTCAGCATTGAAGGTGGCTCCAAAACCCAGGACCTGGTGGATTGCGCGGCGATCAATCGCCCGAGCCAATGGCGCGGGCAAACGGTGCTGAGCATTGTCCAGGCCCTGGCTTCTCAATATGGCGTGGGGGTGATCAGCGAAATTCCGGAAACCGCGCGGTTGAGTGAGCACAGCATCGTCCCGGGGGAAACGGTCTTTCAATCCATCGACCGTTTGCTGACGTTGTTCCGGGTGTTTTCCACTGACGACGCACAAGGACGTGTGCTACTGGCCAAACCCGGCAGCGGCGGGAGGGCCAGTGATGTGTTGGAGTTGGGCAAGAACATTCTTTCCGGCAACGCAGCGATGGACTACAGCCAAGTGTTTTCCGAATACCGGGTCATCGGTCAGCACAAGGGCAATGACCAGCAAAGCGGGGCGGCGGTGAGCGAAGTCTGCGGCACCTCCACTGACTTGAGCTTCAAGCGCAAGCGGGTGACGGTGATCAGCGAGAGCGCGCAACTGACTTTCGAACTGGCCCAGCAACGGGCCGATTGGGAAAGCGCGATCCGCACCGGCAAGGCCCAGACCACCACCTACCGTGTGCAAGGCTGGCGCCAGGCCAATGGCGACTTGTGGCGACACAACACACTGGTGCGGGTGATCGACCCGGTGCTGGGTTTTGATGGCGACATGCTGATCTCCAAAGTGACCTGGTCGCTGTCCGCCCAAGGCTCCATCACCACCCTGCAAGTCGCCCCCCCCCACACCTTCGACGCGAACCCGACGCCACCCAAAACCTGA
- a CDS encoding phage baseplate assembly protein V yields the protein MSLLTRLLARGTVVLANSATKLQSLQMRLTAGEVNDDMEHFEPYGFTSNPLAGAEGIATFLGGDRSHAVVLVVADRRFRLKALAPGEVAIYTDEGDKIHFKRGRVIDIDTVTLNIRASNAVNIDSPVINHTGKLVSQGDQIAAGISQIKHVHVGVQAGNGQTGAPAGGQ from the coding sequence ATGAGCCTACTGACCCGCCTCCTGGCGCGCGGCACTGTCGTGCTCGCCAATTCGGCCACCAAGTTGCAATCGCTGCAAATGCGCCTCACCGCCGGCGAAGTGAACGACGACATGGAGCACTTCGAACCCTACGGCTTCACCAGCAATCCACTGGCCGGCGCCGAGGGCATCGCCACGTTCCTGGGCGGTGATCGCTCCCATGCCGTGGTGCTGGTGGTCGCCGACCGTCGTTTCCGCCTCAAGGCCCTGGCCCCTGGCGAAGTGGCGATCTACACCGACGAGGGCGACAAGATCCACTTCAAGCGTGGCCGCGTGATCGACATCGACACCGTGACTCTGAACATCCGCGCCAGCAACGCGGTGAACATTGACAGCCCGGTCATCAACCACACCGGCAAACTCGTTTCCCAAGGCGACCAGATCGCCGCCGGTATCAGCCAGATCAAGCACGTGCATGTCGGCGTTCAGGCCGGCAACGGGCAGACCGGCGCGCCGGCGGGAGGCCAGTGA
- a CDS encoding phage GP46 family protein: MFISQNLHAALTRSVLISLFSWRRAADDDAVDDDERFGWWGDTFPTVADDRIGSRLWLLRRVKLTRQTQLDAEFYAREALQWLIDDGHCRAIEIISERLDAQRLNLRTVLTLADGERLDINPDNSWQVTYAV; encoded by the coding sequence ATGTTCATCAGCCAGAACCTGCACGCCGCGCTGACTCGCTCGGTGCTGATCAGCCTGTTCAGCTGGCGCCGCGCCGCTGACGACGATGCCGTCGATGACGACGAACGTTTCGGCTGGTGGGGCGACACCTTTCCTACGGTCGCCGACGACCGCATCGGCTCGCGGCTGTGGCTCCTGCGCCGGGTCAAGCTGACCCGCCAGACCCAACTCGACGCCGAGTTCTATGCCCGTGAAGCCTTGCAATGGCTGATCGACGACGGCCACTGCCGGGCCATCGAGATCATCAGTGAACGCCTCGACGCCCAGCGCCTGAACCTGCGCACGGTCCTGACCCTGGCCGACGGCGAGCGCCTGGACATCAACCCCGATAACAGTTGGCAGGTGACCTATGCCGTTTGA
- a CDS encoding baseplate J/gp47 family protein, translating into MPFETPSLPVLIKRAQSDLASDSLRQSDAQVLARTLGGAAYGLYGYLDWIAEQILPDKADESTLERIAALRLNQARKAAQVASGSVSFTATAGAVLDVDTLLQSSDGRSYKVTNARTTSNGLNSTTIAALDAGSLGNADAGLVLTPVQPILGIGSSFTVLAPGLTGGVARESLESLRARVIRSYRIIPHGGSAQDYETWALECPGITRAWCRGSYLGPGTVGLFVMRDDDPQPIPNAEQLEEVRAYIEPLRPVTAEVHVLAPTQVPVTYRLRITPDTSAVRAAIEAQLRDLHNREAGLGETLLLTHIAEAISSATGETDHKLTAPSADVVAASNQLLTFGGCVWLE; encoded by the coding sequence ATGCCGTTTGAAACCCCTTCGCTGCCGGTGCTGATCAAGCGCGCCCAAAGCGACCTGGCCAGCGATTCGCTGCGCCAGTCCGATGCCCAAGTGTTGGCCCGCACCCTTGGCGGCGCCGCCTATGGCCTGTATGGCTACCTGGACTGGATCGCCGAGCAGATCCTGCCGGACAAGGCCGACGAATCGACTCTGGAACGCATCGCCGCCCTGCGCCTGAACCAGGCGCGTAAAGCGGCCCAGGTGGCCAGCGGCAGCGTCAGCTTCACCGCCACCGCTGGCGCGGTGCTGGATGTCGACACGCTGCTGCAATCCAGCGATGGTCGCAGCTACAAAGTGACTAACGCCCGCACCACCAGCAACGGCCTGAACAGCACCACTATTGCCGCGCTGGACGCCGGCAGCCTGGGCAACGCCGACGCAGGCCTGGTGTTGACGCCAGTTCAACCGATTCTCGGCATCGGCAGCAGCTTCACTGTGCTGGCCCCAGGACTGACCGGCGGTGTCGCCCGGGAAAGCCTCGAATCCCTGCGGGCGCGGGTGATCCGCTCCTATCGCATCATCCCCCATGGCGGCTCGGCCCAGGACTATGAAACCTGGGCCTTGGAATGTCCCGGTATCACCCGCGCCTGGTGTCGCGGCAGCTATTTGGGCCCTGGCACCGTGGGCTTGTTCGTCATGCGTGACGACGACCCGCAGCCGATTCCCAATGCCGAGCAACTGGAGGAAGTCCGCGCCTATATCGAACCGCTGCGCCCGGTGACCGCCGAGGTGCATGTGCTGGCGCCGACCCAGGTCCCCGTGACCTACCGGTTGCGCATCACCCCGGACACCAGCGCCGTGCGCGCGGCCATCGAAGCCCAGCTGCGCGACTTGCATAACCGCGAAGCCGGTCTTGGCGAAACCCTGTTGCTGACCCACATCGCCGAAGCCATCAGCAGTGCTACCGGCGAAACCGACCACAAACTCACTGCGCCGAGTGCCGATGTAGTGGCGGCCAGCAATCAACTGCTGACCTTCGGAGGCTGCGTATGGCTGGAATAA
- a CDS encoding YmfQ family protein yields MAGIRTAEQYQAQLRSLLPSGPAWDPERVPELDEVLEGIAQELARLDARAADLLHEMDPAGVSELVPDWERVMNLPDPCLGATPLYDDRRLAVRRRLLAVGGQAITYYVEIARSQGYPNATITELKAPRMGRARFGEAHFGTWQAQFMWTLNTGGRLLLGRRFGASYWGERFGVNPGSALECLIHRSAPAHTKVHINYD; encoded by the coding sequence ATGGCTGGAATAAGAACCGCCGAACAGTACCAGGCCCAGCTGCGCAGCCTGCTGCCCAGCGGCCCGGCGTGGGATCCGGAGCGCGTGCCGGAACTGGACGAAGTACTTGAAGGCATCGCCCAAGAGTTAGCCCGCCTCGACGCCCGCGCCGCCGACCTGCTCCACGAAATGGACCCGGCGGGAGTGAGTGAGCTGGTGCCGGACTGGGAGCGGGTGATGAACCTGCCTGATCCGTGTCTGGGCGCCACGCCGCTGTATGACGATCGCCGGTTGGCGGTACGTCGGCGCCTGTTGGCGGTGGGCGGCCAGGCCATCACCTATTACGTGGAGATTGCCAGGAGCCAGGGTTATCCCAACGCCACCATCACCGAGCTCAAGGCACCGCGCATGGGCCGCGCCCGTTTCGGCGAGGCCCACTTCGGCACCTGGCAGGCGCAATTCATGTGGACCCTCAACACCGGCGGCCGCCTGCTGCTGGGCCGACGCTTTGGCGCGAGCTATTGGGGGGAGCGGTTTGGCGTCAATCCGGGGTCGGCTCTGGAGTGCCTGATTCATCGCAGTGCACCGGCGCATACGAAGGTTCACATCAATTATGACTAG
- a CDS encoding phage tail protein has translation MDYPKSVPSAGLVNGKFVDENPLTGTPGSLIPAAWGNGVTQEIVNVIKAGALSPDETQHDQLLQAIQSVTAKGWSQDLALPLAALPLPTIATADARLPITPAAVSASGGRVSIPAGAYISIGQEVVSGRLGRSRTYVTSAWSSADLLPSSGYFLRAQVTGDGLTFYMQRGSLYDVAPESLKGTVNGASGGGFQSTPLDMCLAWVLTGVPGALPTIRSIYNRARLSWTQTVNGTGVVYLPLDPHARAARLVTGNPTPSSNTVTSLAFAQAGWVGGNYSYLSPVLQSISNQAGGWTNPASPYMCVLSSNNVISDVTVSTITACFDHAELRSLWQCFQAEHTLGATNADSDELLLSMGIKGHQALTDYSLGIAVNFTNAVNVHLSWELIR, from the coding sequence ATGGATTATCCGAAGAGTGTGCCCAGCGCCGGGCTGGTGAATGGGAAGTTCGTGGATGAAAACCCATTGACCGGGACGCCGGGGTCGTTGATTCCGGCGGCTTGGGGGAACGGGGTAACCCAGGAAATTGTGAATGTCATCAAGGCGGGGGCGTTGTCCCCGGATGAAACCCAACACGATCAGTTGCTCCAAGCGATCCAATCGGTAACTGCGAAGGGCTGGAGCCAGGACCTGGCTCTACCGCTTGCCGCCTTGCCTCTGCCCACTATCGCCACAGCCGATGCACGTCTGCCAATAACGCCAGCAGCTGTATCAGCCAGTGGCGGGCGAGTTTCGATTCCGGCAGGCGCGTACATCAGCATCGGTCAGGAGGTCGTGAGTGGGCGGTTGGGCCGATCACGTACTTATGTGACTTCGGCCTGGAGCAGCGCTGATTTATTGCCCAGCTCCGGCTATTTTTTAAGAGCGCAGGTGACGGGGGATGGGCTGACGTTTTACATGCAGCGTGGAAGCCTCTACGACGTCGCCCCGGAGTCGCTGAAGGGCACTGTAAATGGGGCTTCTGGCGGTGGATTCCAATCCACACCGTTGGATATGTGCCTGGCCTGGGTGTTGACCGGGGTGCCGGGGGCCTTGCCTACAATTCGCTCAATTTACAACCGTGCGCGGTTGAGCTGGACCCAGACGGTCAATGGCACTGGCGTGGTGTATTTGCCGCTTGATCCGCATGCGCGTGCCGCGCGGCTCGTTACAGGCAACCCCACGCCGTCCTCGAACACAGTGACCTCGTTGGCCTTTGCCCAGGCCGGTTGGGTTGGGGGCAACTACAGCTACCTGTCGCCTGTTTTACAAAGTATCAGCAACCAAGCGGGGGGCTGGACCAACCCTGCGAGTCCGTACATGTGTGTGCTGTCTTCCAACAACGTCATCAGCGACGTGACGGTCTCTACGATTACGGCCTGTTTTGATCATGCCGAGTTGCGTTCGCTGTGGCAGTGCTTTCAGGCCGAGCACACATTGGGCGCCACCAATGCCGATAGTGACGAGTTGCTATTGAGCATGGGGATCAAGGGGCACCAGGCGCTAACTGATTACAGCCTGGGTATCGCCGTCAATTTTACAAACGCAGTCAATGTCCATCTGTCTTGGGAACTGATCCGATGA
- a CDS encoding phage tail protein, whose protein sequence is MKVIQELHHYDDELRPAPPSAAHIWEDGRWVLSEGNSAEWLRIEGERLCAKVDAAADGARRALAGDSLRALEYQQAAREAQAFKDEGYPKKAVPLAVSAGVVKGRTARQAAEQILAKAAEFDSNLLALRELRLKAKAQIHAHLAKGKADFATKAADDVLAVIRELRLQA, encoded by the coding sequence ATGAAAGTCATTCAAGAACTGCACCACTACGATGATGAACTGCGTCCGGCTCCGCCATCCGCTGCTCATATTTGGGAGGACGGTAGATGGGTACTCAGCGAAGGAAATTCCGCTGAGTGGCTGCGTATCGAAGGCGAACGGCTGTGCGCCAAAGTTGATGCGGCTGCAGACGGCGCTCGTCGCGCCTTGGCCGGCGATTCGTTACGGGCCTTGGAGTACCAACAAGCCGCCCGCGAGGCTCAGGCGTTCAAGGATGAGGGCTACCCGAAAAAGGCAGTCCCCCTGGCTGTTTCCGCAGGGGTCGTAAAAGGCCGAACAGCCAGGCAGGCGGCAGAGCAGATTCTCGCCAAGGCCGCCGAGTTCGATTCGAACCTGCTGGCGCTTCGCGAGCTACGTCTAAAAGCCAAGGCGCAAATTCATGCGCATCTGGCGAAGGGGAAAGCGGATTTTGCCACCAAAGCCGCTGATGACGTGCTTGCGGTCATCCGTGAGCTACGCCTCCAGGCGTAA